In the genome of Candidatus Omnitrophota bacterium, one region contains:
- the atpA gene encoding F0F1 ATP synthase subunit alpha, which produces MSLQYKEFGLVKAVRGCIVTIKGLEHCINGQLIRFGYGTLGMIIGFSEDETQVLIVKEQEPIKTGDTATMTLEPFNVPVSSKYLGRMVNVLGEPLDGLGVIPPEVYLPIFPEAPSILEREIIKETLETGIKIIDTIIPIGKGQRELILGDKMTGKTTLCTDIIINQKGKNVICIYCSIGKSKAAMSRVVELFKKFDMFDYGIIVAAMAGQPPGQMYLAPYVASSIGELFMNQGRDVLVIFDDFTKHAWAYREISLILGRPPGRESYPGDVFYLHSRMIERAAKLNKEKGGGSMTFLPIVELLEGDLTGYVPSNLVSMTDGQLYLSAQLFNDAFKPAVGIGLSVSRIGSKVQWPAIKKVSKTLRLEYVRFEELQRLSRLKASGQSEETERELGKGKILYELLKQDRDKPVPMEGEVLMFLAHNKGLLEDLEMGEIAIFKEEIYDFAFKRNPEVLQKLRAKRDFDEGIEQELIFLINDYLKVLMEKRAAEGQEQEAAVQEITISANK; this is translated from the coding sequence ATGAGCCTACAGTATAAAGAGTTTGGTTTGGTTAAAGCGGTCCGCGGTTGTATTGTGACCATTAAAGGCCTTGAACATTGTATTAATGGGCAGTTGATTAGATTTGGTTATGGTACGCTGGGCATGATTATTGGTTTTTCTGAGGATGAAACGCAAGTTCTTATTGTTAAAGAGCAGGAGCCGATAAAAACCGGAGATACCGCAACCATGACCTTGGAGCCGTTCAATGTCCCCGTAAGCAGTAAATATCTGGGGCGCATGGTTAATGTTTTAGGTGAGCCTTTGGATGGCTTGGGAGTTATCCCTCCAGAAGTTTATCTTCCTATTTTTCCTGAAGCTCCGTCTATCCTGGAGAGAGAAATTATCAAAGAAACGCTTGAGACGGGGATAAAAATAATAGATACCATAATCCCCATTGGCAAAGGACAGAGAGAGCTTATATTAGGAGATAAAATGACCGGCAAGACGACTCTCTGTACTGACATTATTATTAATCAAAAAGGTAAGAACGTTATTTGTATATACTGTTCAATTGGTAAATCTAAAGCAGCCATGAGCAGGGTTGTGGAGTTGTTTAAGAAATTCGATATGTTTGATTACGGGATCATTGTCGCTGCTATGGCGGGGCAGCCTCCGGGGCAGATGTATCTGGCGCCATACGTGGCTAGTTCCATAGGCGAGCTTTTTATGAATCAAGGCAGGGATGTGCTGGTAATCTTTGATGATTTTACCAAGCATGCCTGGGCATATCGAGAAATATCGCTTATTTTAGGCAGGCCCCCCGGAAGAGAATCTTATCCGGGAGATGTATTTTATTTGCATTCCAGAATGATTGAGCGCGCGGCTAAATTAAATAAAGAAAAAGGCGGAGGCTCAATGACATTTTTGCCTATTGTTGAACTTCTGGAAGGCGATTTAACAGGTTATGTGCCATCAAATTTAGTATCTATGACCGATGGACAGCTTTATTTAAGCGCGCAGCTTTTTAATGATGCCTTTAAGCCAGCGGTCGGTATAGGTTTATCAGTTTCCCGTATCGGAAGCAAAGTGCAATGGCCGGCGATAAAAAAGGTAAGTAAGACCCTGCGTCTTGAATATGTGCGTTTTGAAGAATTGCAGCGTTTGTCACGGCTTAAGGCTTCCGGTCAGAGCGAAGAAACAGAGAGGGAATTGGGTAAGGGCAAGATTTTGTATGAGCTTTTAAAACAAGACCGCGATAAGCCGGTACCCATGGAAGGGGAAGTGCTTATGTTCTTAGCTCATAATAAAGGCTTATTGGAAGATCTGGAAATGGGAGAGATCGCTATATTTAAAGAAGAAATATATGATTTTGCGTTTAAGCGGAATCCTGAAGTTTTACAAAAGCTGCGCGCTAAAAGGGATTTTGATGAAGGCATTGAGCAAGAGTTGATTTTTCTGATCAATGATTACCTGAAAGTGCTTATGGAAAAAAGAGCTGCTGAAGGGCAGGAACAAGAAGCTGCTGTTCAGGAAATTACCATTTCAGCGAATAAATAG